The Pomacea canaliculata isolate SZHN2017 linkage group LG14, ASM307304v1, whole genome shotgun sequence genomic sequence ACAAAAGGTTGAGCTTAAGGTATTAGATGTTAGAGGTTCGGCCATCGTTCTCTTTTGCTGACACCGTTATTTGGAATGCACTGCCTCTATTTGTAAAGCGGAGATGCTGCAGCCTTTGAGTCTAAAATCCATCTCTTTTGGAAACACCTATGTAATTGATTCACCCTGTTACTTTCGTCACCTTCTCCTTCCTGTGTTCTTTTATGTTCCTGGCAATGTTCtctatgtatgtatgtttgtatgataGCCTGATTGTGTTGCTTTTCTCTGTCATACTGCATCACTACCTAGTACCCTTTACATCAAGCGTGTAAACATTTTGTGGAAGTAGACTCGAGAAAGAATTTGCATTAGTGTCTGCTGAAATGCATATGAGGACACTAAAACTTGGTATGCTGAGCACAAATGATTGACTGAAATCAACTGTAGTGTAAAAAGTAACACAAAGAGCAGGATATCACATTCTGTTCTGTAAGCCTTGCACTTTGATAATTGCCTTCTTGAGAAATGTTATGCTCACACTATATGAAATCCAGTTCTTTTGGTTTTTAGTAACTATCATAAGATTTGGGTTTTCTGTTGTCACCATTCTTCAGATTTGGCATTTCTGATTGTGTGCACTTGTATTTCATTGGACAAATGAATGAGAATGCTGTAGGTAAATGGGaaataaaaaagtcttttttttttttttttatctttgtgtttctctctatgtaaatttttttttttttatggaaatggTGCTTTAATTTCaggtacaaaaatatattttgagaattgttaaaaaataattttaggtTCTTATTTTCTTTAGGAAGCGAGGTAAAAAGGGAGACAAAGGAGGGAAAGGTCTGCGCCACTTTTCTATGAAAGTATGCGAGAAGGTTCAGCGGAAAGGTGTCACATCTTATAATGAAGTGGCAGATGAACTTGTAGCAGAGTTTAGTGACCCAAGGAATATGTCTCCGTCGGATCAAGCTTTGGTAAgatttttaatgataataaaatcgTGTTTTGTGTAGTGCATAATTACACTCGCAAGGAGcatgcttgagacaagaacaagacatggacgaCAGACGAAGGAACAGAGGGATGAATAACAGTagtgactaataaaagacaaatatagaaaacaagaATCAGATAACAAGAACTAATTTTTAGAAGTAGCAATAAACGGAAGGTGAGTGGGGGTTGAAAAAAAGAGTGGCAttatgtggactgttgttaggagtactGCTCATGGAAAAGGTGTGTCTTCAGTTCACATTACATGATTCAGTGGTGGATAGGTGAAGGATATGAAAGgggagagtttcattgtttttgctgcacagtaactaaattgagcagttcagaaaaataattaggGCAAGTGCcattaaagatattaaacacTAAAATTGTTGTGTTTTCTCATTCAGGCATATGACCAGAAAAATATTAGAAGGAGAGTGTACGATGCATTGAACGTACTTATGGCGATGAACATCATCTCTAAGGAAAAGAAGGAGATCCGCTGGATTGGTCTACCTACTAACTCAGCTCAGGAATGTCATAATTTAGAAATGGAGAAACAGAGGCGAACTGATCGCATCAAGCATAAGACACAACAATTGCAAGAACTTATACTCCAGGTGACTgatcattttatatatatttataaataaggAAACCAGAGGCCATACCAGGGAAAACTTGAAGATTGATATAGTTTGAAAAGTGATTTCCAATCCCTGAAAAATTTGgcatttaaagaaattaatttaaaaattgtggAAAGgtgtgttgctttttttttttttaataaggcctgaaaaaaaaattgttttacataatACTGAAAATTTTTCAGcaagcattaaaaacaaatccccCTTTTAATGTGAAAAGTATTTCATTCCAATCATTTCTGTAGAAAGTTCTCTTTGAAGCTTCCTCCATCAGATTAGGAAATCCCAACTTAAGAGAACACAGACACAACTGCTGCCCTTCTCAACAGGTTTTCATAAGAATAATTTACACTCTTCTtacaagtctggtcaggacttcaCTACACAACACTGAGGAAAACTGCCAGGTTCCCCATTCTGGTCAAGGAccaaaacagcagcaaaattcTTTTGGCTTCAGCCCTAGTCTTCACAATTTATCCTAGTGGATATGATCGAAATAAATAGCAGGTTTGAAACAGATTATTCCTTGACAAAAATCCCCAAAAAAGAATATGCAAATGCTGCCTTAACAGATAATGCTCATACTCCAACAGCTTTTTTCCTTTCCCAATCTTTCAGCTGACCGTTCTCTTCCAAATCAATTGCAGAGCATCATTCTCCCTTTTATATTACAAACTCAACTTTCATCTGAAGATTGGTCGCTGCCCAACCATCTGCAGCAAGTATCTGGGGACCATTTACTGTTAAGAGAATCAGATGTCTTCTTATCAATGAGGTTTGCTAGAAGACATAGAAAAGAACTTTTCAAATTGATAATTGGTAAAATAACTCatgaaatctttttattttgaaaatatttttttctgttgcagcaAATTGCATTTAAGAATTTAGTTCAGAGAAATCGAGAACATGAAAAGCTGAATGGCCGACCTCCTCCCAACTCAGCTATACAGTTGCCATACATCATTGTGAACACCAGCAAAAAGACAGTCATTGACTGCAGTATCTCAAATGACAAGTGAGTGGGCACCTCTATCCAAATATGCTTCTCACATTTGAGGCAAAGTGCATCATATTCGTGGGTGGGGGAGAGCATAGAACTATTATTTGATGCTGCCTTTAACTGTAGGATGCAGTATTGATCTATTATTTGATGGTACCCTTAACAATGGGAGGAAGTATTACAATTTTTCATAACTTCCCAGAAAAAAGCCATCAGAGAAGTAAATCCTTCCATTGACCAGCACCACTGCTGATAAAGAATGCAGCTTATTGCTCATGTAGAGTGGGCATTTGGACCTCATTATAACTTGTAGTGAGACTTtcatctcttcctccctctttaTGCTGCCATTTTACAGGTATCTGTGTCAGTGTTTTGAGTTTTGcattgtcatttttcttctcttttggtTATGACAGGTATGAGTACTTGTTCAAGTTTGATAGCACATTTGAAATCCATGATGACATTGAAGTGTTGAAAAGAATGGGGATGGCACTAGGGCTGGAGCGTGGAACCTGCACTCCTGAGAACCTTGCCAAGGCTGTCAAAATGGTGCCAAAAGTTTTAGAACCCTATGTTCAAGGTAAGTTTTTGTTGTCAAGGGCAGGAGCTACAACTGTCGCTATGCACTAGCAAAGCACATAGGATAGAAGATGGAATCAACCAACCTCCTAGGTTGATAGTGCATGTCACCAATACATCTTGGGCACaatgttctttctctggatgTGCGTGTCTTTCGGTTTGTATTACAGGGAaatggggtgtgtgtgtgcagatatgtgtgtgcgcttgcatacaaactttttttgggggggcaCCTTGTAAAGTAGGCTTTAAATTTAATGGTATCCTGTTGTGTGTGTCAACAGATATGGCCTCTGGTGTAAATTCTCTGGCATTCAACACTAGTGGAATACGCCCTATTGACCCTACAGCTGTTGCTGCTCACCATGCTCAGTGGGTGAAACAAACTATCCATTAAAACTTTGTCATCGcaagattttcattttaagacaactgaactttttttctgtaatagaAAAATCACCTTTCTATATTGACTTGTAGATATGTTCATGAGCAGCACATTCTTCTGATGACTACTATGtctttgttcattttctccttAGGTATAGCCAGACAGCTTCCAGTCAGCCCTACCTCACATACAGTGAATCGGGAGATTGTGAAATATTAACAGCCTCCCTGCAGGGCTTGTCACGCCAGTCCAGCTCAGGCTCTTATGACCAGAACTCTCGTGCTGCCACTGATACACCCTCCAActtttctgatgatgatgatgacagcgaGTCTGATCCATCCAGCCCTGTAGACTTGGGatagagaaacaaaacaaaaaaaaaaagatgcttgTTGAGATAAAAACGATTGCTTGCAGTATCAGAAATAtgagtgagagaatgagtgagacAGCATGAACTGCCAAAGTTTGTTTGGGCCTTTGTAGAGGTTCCCCACTCCCCaacccccccctttttttttttttaaggtttcttGAACGTAGGATTTTAAATGCTGAAAGATGAAAGTGTAAGTTTCATTGCGACCTAAGGGTACCTGTGTAACACTGTTAAGTTGGCATCAAAACCTTTTGTTCCCCACATGCCAGGCACTTTTTTAACTTACCTGTTTAAGCGCATTAGCAGCCTGCATATGTGATGGTAAGCTCATAAAGTCTTTTCAATTTTCAAttccatttttgtattttttctttttttctttctttctttctttttttttttaatgcaaggaGTGGGAGGAAGAGTTAGGTCTCAGAAAGAATAGAATCCATCTCCTGCATTTGCACAAGCTTGTTTGCCACACAAAACACATTGCTAGTTGGACAAATGCTCTAAGCATAATTGTTTAATAACTTGTAGTCATTTTTCTGATTAGTTTCAATTGCAGTTTTTATGGACTGACATGGAAAAATGTCTGTTtgcagtttttcagaaaatgttgcCGTTAAACATCATTCCATGTAAGTTTTTCCCCAAAAGTAAGGAATCTCAGCACATTTTTTGTAACAAGCTGCTGACAGTGCAAAGGTCTAATAATTTATAAGGGAGGTTTTATACTAGACTGAAATTGGCCTTATTCTAGCCTTTACTGTCCTCTCTCAACTTctcagtgaaaatattttaattgtggCAGTCCATTTGGaacaaatttttgtgtgtgttagataAGACAACAGCTGAAAAGGCTGTGCATCTGTTTAGATTTGCATGTACAGCAAAACCTCTTTTTCAAGATCATCCATATTGTGACTTCCTCTTAGAAATGATCCAAACTATTTTCATGGGTGTGTTTCATTATATAACCATCATCTCTATTATGACTGCTTCCCCAGTGGGGCTCAGACCAATAGTTTGTACTCTgctacaatttttgtttcttcgcAGAAGTCAtacattagaaaaataaagtacatttacCCTATATTACAACTTaatgcagaaataatttaaaataaattaagtgcATTTTGAAGGAACTGCTTATTCATTGGGTTACTGGTCATTTTGAGTCCAAACTATACTGCCCCAGCCAACCACTTCAAGAACTGACCTTGCTATAACCATGATGCCCTATGTAAGATCGCACCGTCCCAACACCTAAAGTTAAATCAACCCCTAAGCAAAGACGCCTGTTTGATGATGTAAACCAAACACATGCATGGAATAATTTAGTGTGAACTAAAAGTTCATTAGACATAGGTGGGAGGTTGATATGGGTGGTGCTGGCTTTGGTTCAAAATGACCGACACCTTTCCCCCTACCTCCctgttaattgtttttaacagcATGCATCAGTTGTGcttcattaacttttttttttttttcggcagGTCACAAGTCCTGTGACTGCTCTGttgatgtcttttttgttgcaaaaatcatgtttaacaaaattttatatatagtgCACATTAAGAGACCATCTCAAGTTACCACATGTTGATGGGTTGCTCTTATCTGGAGTCATTCAAGCATAACAGTGGGAGAATAAATGCGTAAAAGCAAAAgtggaaatgacaacaaaaaaaataagaactatATGGTTGTAAGAGCTTTAATTTCAgcatcaaataaatgaattaagaaTTTATAGGGGAAATGAAAGCAACCTGGCTGATTTTCTTACGAAGACCTCTCTCGGTTTCAATGTGATTTTgttggattttagcaagtcttaatagggaggaCCGGAATTTTTGCCTTTATAGTAAAGTCtgtttttaaagcattaaaatatttgagcaGTTTGGTCCATATACAccactctttctttccttttttttttccactatcATTCTTGACTTCCTCAACACCTTTCTAACATCTCTTCAGTAGGAGTTCACTTGCTTAGCGAAGGAATTGACATTTGACAAGTTATGAGGTTTCTGCTGCATTGGTGTGCTTTGACTGCATTTATGAAGTATGATTATCATACTTGCTAGTAATCTAGACATTTCAGCAGTGATTTTGCTTTGTAGAAATATCATGTGATGCTGTACCTATCTAGGGTGAGTTAGAATGTTTTTAATTGCTCTGTTTTGAGTGATCAGGCAAATAGAAAATGATTGTGCTGTTGCACTAGGTACTTTgcttattaaataaaaatgacttaGTTGATTAGTTGACATTTTGGCAAAAGTGTTTGGAGCACTATGCTTCAAATTGCTTTTGTGCTTCTACAGATCGTTTCTCTCCCAGCCccccttttttcatttttgagtTGCAAGTTCAAGCTATTGCTGAAAGGAAGAATGTAGAAGAAAGTAGATTTTTGACATGTAAATAGTgtgatataaaattaaaaatacttcttttttctctttctatatgATGTACACTGTCAGAAAGGGACTACTTCtagatattttataatttttgttgtacaCTTAGATTCAAAGTGAAAGTGTGTAGGAGAATTGTGAAAGCATGTAAGAGAAAATTTGGGCTGTGCATGTACAGTCACCTAAAATAAAGGATGGCAGTGTGCATAAAGCAATAGTGACTGCTATTTGTTCTCATTGTGTTACATGTTGTAGCATATAAATTTAATCACTGCTGACTGCCATATCAGCactgaaagatgaaaatgtttagctttcttttcttttttctttttctttttcttttttttttttttttttttttttgaggttgTCTTTCATCTGATTTAATTTTCAGAAAGCCAGTTGGTTTTAAGTTACATCTATTTTCATATCAAGTGGAAGTTTTGATATGCAAAGTGGTGGTTAAGGGTAAATGAGGACTGGCAGATGACATTGACAGTCGacacaagaagaaagtgaagagtGTGATATACTATACAGTCGCAAAGCCTACCACAACAGGTTGAAGGTAGCATCCTACCTCATGTTTACAAAATTCATTAAGACTGCAAGACTGGATTGCTAATCTGTCTGATGAGAAAGCTGGAAAGTCATCTCACCATTTGAACAGACTAGTTTGGACAGCATATGAGTCAACTCCAATTTTAAGTAATGCAAAATACAGTTCTAGAAGCTTGTCACATATTTGGCGACTCCAGCTAGAGCATGCAGATATACGTGAGTTTgtcaaaaaaggaaatttaTCATAATGAAGGTACCAATAAATGGGATAAAGATCAGCAAGTGGCTGGTTTAAGCTGTTTGCTGTCTTCGTGCTACTATATTTAGAAGGCTTCATTAAACTGCTTCAGAGCTGGATTGCATGAGTGTTTATATCTCCTTTTCTCACACATAAAGTGCCTGTAGGCTTTAGTTAAGCTTGTGAAATGTATGGGCACCTTTTGCAGAAAAGATTATCCGAACACTGGTGGTACTCAGGTGTGGCGTGCATTTCTTGAAGTGTATTTTGGTGGTGGTTCCATGGTGGTAACTATTGCAGAAGCAATACCTTTAGGGATAACATTTGTGCCATTCCTTAGCCTGGTTGGTGGCTTCATTGTATTCTATTCTCCTTCCCAAACTACCCTTGCTGGAGTGTCCACTACATCTTATGAGTTTAACATCAGTGGTGTAGGATAAAACATACTGTCAAAGTTTAAATGATAATTGACTACACACTGTTATCTCTCAGGGTTCACAGAGTGCTCTTGGTTGCATCAATATTTGCCTGTGAACTTCAGGCTTTTTGTGTTCCTTCTAGAAACaggtttttttggtgtgtgtgtgtgagtatgcgtgcatttctcttttttaaacaacaactTTGTTTTAACATTCATTCTTGTCAGTATCAAGATCagattttgcaaatttttaattggacaaaacttattttcattctaatagcatcttttatttttcatttccagcataaatcttttgtcttcttttaagTATTTGTTAAATAACTTGTTCTCAAATCAGGCAAGGCATCATTTGTGTCAGTGTGAAAATGAGTTTAAAGTTATCTGAATTAccacatttttttccctgtgATTAATGATAGTTGTGCTGGATGTATTTTGAAGTTGGTCAAATACGATTCTTAGTCAGACAGTGGTTCAGAACATGATGTTGAATTGGCTTATTTGCGTAAACATATGTATCGAGTGAGTTCTGCTTTGTAGGAAGTACAAGGTAAAGTTCTGGCTGCAtccagatttctttttttggggggaaggggtgttTAAGATCTTTAATCAATTTGCTTCTGCTGCAAAACATTTGGCTGTAGAGACGGGACTTTCACAATAGTTAGCCTCACTCGCATTTGGGATTCAATGCATCTAATAGTAAATCTAtgcagtttatttaaatatatagaATTAGTATTtgttatgtacatttatatttgggTTATTTAAGCCTCTTGTATTCAGTGGAGATCTTGGGGTATTCTGCAGACCTTTCCTAGTCATCTAACTTGACATTGGATGTTAGCTATGGAAGAAACAAGCCCTGCTGTGCACCATGTGAAAGAGAGGAAATACACCTGTATATTTGGAAAGGGTGCTTAAGAAGCTAAGAGAATATTTTGCATCATATTTTCCTGCAACTATTTTAGTTAAGTGCATTGTTTTGAAGGAAGCTTTGGCTACTCTGTGATAGCCATGGTGATATCTTGCTCTTAGTGTTTTATTGTGAAGGCTGTGGGGTAAAGATTTCAATCTGTGTAGCCTAAGATTTCTAAAGCTTTATCACCACCACTGATTCTGCTCAGCATTTTGTTCGCAGTCTATCAACttgttcatttaaaaacaaagaagagcACTACCTCCCAGTCTTGTTGAGCCAGTCTTTTTGTCTGAGCTGCATGATGTGCATGAGCTGCATAAACAGTTTTGTTCCTTAAAGTGATGAGTCAACTGGCCAGTGGGCAATGATGAGTAGTGTTATAGAAGATAATGCTTGTACAAATCatatcattttcagaaaaatgttggCATCTGCTGTCTGAAATAATCTGGAAGGTGGCTGATCCATCGTTGTTGGTGATCCTTGGTTAGTCTTTGTAGTTGACCATTTGTGGGACTCAAGGGCTGTGTTCTTCCTCTCAGTCAAGATATTTTGTCTTCTCCAAGGGCAGATGATGCGTATTTTAGTGTTCTGAATCTTTAATTATGCTGTTTCACCATTCGCCTGATTGGAGGAACTTTAGTTTGGGGTGGTGTAACCTATCTATAGAATCTTAATGTGGATGGTCTGTTATGTGCCTGTTAGCTAGTCATCAATTCCAAGACAATCTTTTGTCAAGAATCCCCGATAAGTTGTTTGCAAATTATCACAGAATCTAACATGCCTACACCAAGTATGTTTGCCTTCAATCAGTAGATCTCTGTCAGTGGTGAGTAGTATGACAAGCATGATGCATATAACTTCATTCTTGCTGCAGACAACGTGATGAATGATTGAGTTGGCTTGATATGCTTTCTGCCACACTGAAAATTTTTAGCATATGAAGTCATTGATATATGTAATGAATAATCTTAGAAAAACCTTGAATAATAGTCTTGTCTTGGTATGTTATCATAACTGAATACAGATCCTTCAGGATATTTACTCGCAAGTTGCTGAAGTGACTGCTCCTTTCTTCAAGTGCTATCAGACATTTTGCTTGTACACATTGTCCTGCCATTTACTTACTGTAGGTCTTGTGGCACTGAGAGCATAAAACCAGTGCATTCTAAAAAGCACCCTTGCCTTCTAGCAAGATGTATTTGTAGAGCATTCTTTAGTAAGGCGGCTTTATGTTGTTGAGACAATTATGATCACAGTCATGAACTTGCATTAGCAAGGTTGCCTAAGTCAGTTGGTGTTCTGTCTAGCAAAATAACTATGgagagtttattttatattttgtcattgtcatagcCACGTATCAGTGAAGATAATACTTtgctttagaaaaatattcCTTGAAAATAACTCTCCTTGACACAGTGAAGCAGACTAACTGGTTGACATGTTCTGTATTGCAGGCTTGCTGTAAATCTGTTGATCATTTATGCACCTTTAGAAGGATCCTGCAAATGTAGGTTGAGAAACTTTCTCAGGGATGGGGCATTTGCTTCTTGCAAAACGACTATGCAGCAGATGGAACCACTGGTTGTTTGATCAGTTATTGACCACGACACTCATGTTCTTGTTCAACAGAGGATGGATCACATTGAAGTGGCATGATGGTtctgatgtgtatgtgtgagagagagaggatggtcTCATTGTCGCTTTGTTTCAACACTTTTGTATCACAAATGTGGTTTACATGAGTAGGACATTGTAAAGGTCAACACTTGCAGATTATGTGAAAAGTACTTGAAATTTTTAGAGCTACAGATTCTACCAAGTCAGACTACTAGTTTTTCACAACAGAATAtctgaaatgtatttttgctGAGAATGGTTCCCATGAGCTTTAAGTTAGTAACTGAAATGTGCACAGGGGGATTTTGTGAAATTGTTTCGTACGAATGGCCAGATTCACTTCTCCCTCAGTGAGCTGTTTTGTGTAGCATATATGGGCAGAATGCTATCTGAGCATTTAAAGATCTGCTTTCTGACCAACTTAAAACTTTGAATGATGGTGTATACTATTTCACCTGTATGTTCTAGAACAGTACTAGTGCTGGGAAAATTATGCCTGTGCACAGTTTTGGAAGTTACTGCAACTCCGTGAAGAGGATGGaattaaaatttcctttttttcataacagattttgtaactttttaaatAGATAATTACTTTCAGAATtatgagtgttttttttttttttttttttttggttttagaaGGTAGAGGGAGTTATTCAGATAACTGTCATGCTCAGAAGTCTTGAAGGGCCTGTATCATCAGTTTGgagattacattttaaaacaattgaaTTTTGTAGAGGCTGTTGTTGCAGTCTTCACATGATATTGCTTTTCTGCTGCCATCATGCTGGTAATGGTGGTTGGATGCAAGTGTATCTTCAGGCCATGCTAACTATGCAGACATCAGCCAACGTTGCCAGAGTGGTTGTCCCTacagtttggttttgttttttgtttgtttttttgtttgttttttttttgctcaatATGTGCTGCTGACCAAGGCCAGCAAAACAGGAGGGCTTCTGTTAGCAGCTGGAACTGATTGTGAGATCGAGACATTGGCATTGCCCAATAAGAAGAATGTGGCAGCATGGTGTAGAGTGGCATTGACACTGGATGTATTGTGTGGAAGGCATCGTGAATAGTGTTGCCAGCCACTGCAGCTGATATCCACTGGTACCAGCCTTCACAATGCGTGTGCTGTATGTGGAAAGACTTGATGACACCAGCAAGTCATTTACAGAAACTGGTCACCAAGCTTACTAGACCATCATCCCCACAAAATGTCTTAGTGGGGCACTTTGCTATCTGACTAAACTAACCACAGGCACTGGATCTCAAGCAATTATAGGGACTGACTGGCAGTGCTTTTTTCGATTGTGTGAAATTGTATGAAGGCAGTAAAAAACACAGTGCTAATGACAACCACACATGCTTGagatttgtgtctgtgttgacTTTTTTAAGAGGTAATGTCCATTATACTGCAAAATGATCTTTTGTAGAAggaaggtttttttgtttgttattaaaTTGTTCCTTTACCAAATGTGTGATGAATATCacagatcattttttttttatggaatagTTGGTGATTTCACAACTCACCCTTCAAATTATTGAGCATCTTCCAGACTGGTTTTATAACTTGTTGAAATGGACAAGAATCAATCTTGCTGATTCTGGTATAGATCACTGCTTACAATATCAACAGCTTTCTGTGCATtaacagaaaacaagatttgCAGGTAAAATATTGCTCATGATTGTTTGGGGACTTGATTACAAATCTTACTTTATTAGAGAAACTGGCAACAATTAGACTTACAGATTTTTATTCAGAGTTAGAATATCTGTACTTGAATGTAGGACAACCTGCACTTTTAAGACTTTTGCATGTTGAAGCTGGGGTGtaattttgttgatttattctGTGAAAAtggttcattgttttcttctggtCTCAGAATCGAAGAGGAAgcctgtttttatttcagtgtaGATGAACTGCGGCTTAAAGATAATTTGGACATTACATTGAGTGACTGGCAGCTTATTTTGGACAGAACGTTGAACTTGTTTTCTTCCATTCTCAGTCCTGTAATCAGAATGTGTGTACAAGAAGGAGATGAATTATGCTTTTGAATTTGGTGTGTGAACTATTATTAAAAGTTGACAAGCTGTTTGGAAAGTTATATGACGTAAGATGCAGAGGACTGCCTATAACTGTTTGTTCTGACTAAACATGCCTTTATGTCTTTAAGTAAAttacaatttcattttattatacttttaaaactaCATGATGAACTTCTATTGAGCTG encodes the following:
- the LOC112555445 gene encoding transcription factor Dp-1-like isoform X2, which codes for MASSNTTLASLWVDDGQVSPVKVTTPTTPSKSSSAPAELRDDIVKYYKDSGLELFAKEVGLLDANGDLKGVKEASTSKTQTVQYVAVPLQQSPNKMSPQLLPKSISSQQMMASPNPRQTVVHVETSPWSVRKRASDIAFDSDYSEGKRGKKGDKGGKGLRHFSMKVCEKVQRKGVTSYNEVADELVAEFSDPRNMSPSDQALAYDQKNIRRRVYDALNVLMAMNIISKEKKEIRWIGLPTNSAQECHNLEMEKQRRTDRIKHKTQQLQELILQQIAFKNLVQRNREHEKLNGRPPPNSAIQLPYIIVNTSKKTVIDCSISNDKYEYLFKFDSTFEIHDDIEVLKRMGMALGLERGTCTPENLAKAVKMVPKVLEPYVQGIARQLPVSPTSHTVNREIVKY
- the LOC112555445 gene encoding transcription factor Dp-1-like isoform X1, with the protein product MASSNTTLASLWVDDGQVSPVKVTTPTTPSKSSSAPAELRDDIVKYYKDSGLELFAKEVGLLDANGDLKGVKEASTSKTQTVQYVAVPLQQSPNKMSPQLLPKSISSQQMMASPNPRQTVVHVETSPWSVRKRASDIAFDSDYSEGKRGKKGDKGGKGLRHFSMKVCEKVQRKGVTSYNEVADELVAEFSDPRNMSPSDQALAYDQKNIRRRVYDALNVLMAMNIISKEKKEIRWIGLPTNSAQECHNLEMEKQRRTDRIKHKTQQLQELILQQIAFKNLVQRNREHEKLNGRPPPNSAIQLPYIIVNTSKKTVIDCSISNDKYEYLFKFDSTFEIHDDIEVLKRMGMALGLERGTCTPENLAKAVKMVPKVLEPYVQDMASGVNSLAFNTSGIRPIDPTAVAAHHAQYSQTASSQPYLTYSESGDCEILTASLQGLSRQSSSGSYDQNSRAATDTPSNFSDDDDDSESDPSSPVDLG